CTCTTAAAAGCATATTAATTATCTGAAACTGATAACAGCAAAAAACTTCCACTGACACCATATTCCACTGAAATGTTCATGAACACAAGTTAGTGACTCTTTAAACCTCATCTTGCTCCCTAGGTTGTGTTGAACTAAATTCACATGATGTGGATATAATTATAAACCTGCACTTACGTGATATTTAAAATGTAGATGCCCTCCTACGGCTCCTACACAGAATGTGCAATGACAGATTGTCTTTTGGTaccctggtgtgtgtgtttgtgtgtcacttgTTCCCTCACAAAGACCCTAAACTCATAGTGGCAGGGATCAGTTTTCAGCAGGGACACAGATGAAGCCTGTAGGGGGCAGCACATAACATGACAACAGCCTTTATGTGGTAAgctgtgtgggcatgtgtgaatgtgttctGTGATAAGAGACCCAGTGCTAAAGGAAAAATCAACCCTCAGATAGTCTGTACACTGTTGTGGTATGATCAGTTTGTGATCATTGCACTCCCCAAGCCATTTTGTCATAAAGTGGTGTAATTTTCCTTTTCGTACGACCAATTTTCTCATTCCCTGCCTCATCAACTCCCACTTTAGTTAAAGTCCCCATGCacttaaagtccccttccactcaaaaatgtgttttacttattCTTTCAGTTTGCTATTTTAGCtgcactgtgcagaatgatgaatgtgcagagtttgttttcacattcatctgctgaaggaggaaaattTATCTGTGCTCATCTAAATCTTAATTCAAGACATGTATGTACGAGCAGAattttgtgatatcacaactagtttggagccaatatgaaacttatacaagtgtgatgtggaaacttgcaGCCTGCAgagcacatacactgagaatggactttacagtgaagtagcagacatcttgtgtctagtagttaaattatttttgcatgttcatggtttctgattttttttagtaaGGTAAAAGAAATACATGCAATGAAGACTTTTAAACAAGGTTATcaaacttttttgtggaaaaacctcATCAGATAGAAATTATACTTCAAAGCTATTTTTATACGTCTTAAaaaatgtctggaggggatctttaaggatTAAAACTGCTTATTCAATGATGAATTTCAAACTGATTCTTGAATATCGTGACAGCTCTGCAAAGAAGCTTTTGACTCTGTTGGTATTTTTCACTGAATGTGActaaacattttgtgtttggcAAATTATCCccaggaataaataaaaaaacaccaccaaacaacaaaatggaGCCAAAAAATTTGATCACCAACACCTGCATTTAATAATGTTTAGGCaggatttttcctttaacaaCTGCTGTTCCTCCTGATATTGTGCCTACAGTAAAAGTGCAGATGAGAACAGCAGCCCCTCTCCACTGGGTAGCACTGCCTCACGACTAATCAGGGTAGCTTTTGGGCAAGCCAGTGGTGTTGGATACTTGCCTTGCAGGTGCTATGGTACATGCCGTATACTAAGAGATAGAGCTGCAGCAAAGCTTTGCTGGTACAACAGCGCCCTCTCTTCTGCTTAAGCTGCTAGCTGACTGCAAGTTTCTCTCTTGGCCTGTTCTCCAGTGTGATAGATTTATCCATCAACTTCAGTGGATGCCCTCAAATAaagcttaaataaataaagacataatTCTCTCCAGACTAGCTGCATTTCCAGTCAGCACCTCCCAGCAGCCCATTGTACTCCACTGTCCAGTCTCCGTGATGGTGTTAacatcattttcttcttttactctcTCTCCATTCCAACAAATAGGCTGCTGATGCTGTTCCGTGTGCAGTTTCCAATTATTTTTCAGTGTCAGTTaaccaatcaataaataatcCAATGAAACAATCAATCGAGTTATCCTAATCAGCCAGCTGGAAGCTGGCTGCTCACTTGGTCTTGGGTACCACCAGTATctcatcaccatcttggatGCTGTAGGAGTGGAGAGCCCGGGTGTTGTACTTCATTTCCTCCGGACCAAAGGCGCTGCACTTGTCGATGTAATAGATCCTCATGCTGTTTGTGGACAGCTGGACCACTGTCGTCAACTGCTTCTTCAGCTCTGCTACTGTCTGGTCCAAACGGATGCTCAGctgagacaaagacaaaaagtttCTACGTTTTAGGCATTAAAATGACACTCCTTGAGGAGGTACGATAGTAGAATAAACAAAAGTTGGTGGTATTTTAAGTTCTATACATAAGTTCGAACTCAAGCAGAATTGTTCAATTCTATGCTATAATCGTTGTATGTAATATGCAAACCTAACCGTGACCATGAATTAAACTGCACCCTCATACCATTTAATTTTAAATCCCTCCacgtctttgttttgttcatataAAAGTGCACAGTTCGATATCCAAAAAGAATTTATTTAACCTGTGAGTATACCCAAAAGGAGCAGAAAGTGGACTGTCTGAATGCCCAATTGGACGCCATTGTATCTGTTTTTGGGAGAGCAACTTTGTCCACAATTTTTAAAAGAACCATTTTACAAGATAGTATTTCTTAAAACTGCACACAGGGTCCATTGCAGGCACTACAGTGTTACATTTAATGATTGGAGTTAGTTTTGGCCTTGTGACTATGCTAACTAGCCAGTGGGCTAATTTACCGATTGATGCTCATGTTAGCAACTATTAGCTGCTCCAAATGTTAGCTTCTACAAGATATACATATGACCTATTATACAAATCAGATGTGTTAGCAAGAGACCAGATTCTACAGTTAGCCAGTGAACAAGCTAACATAAATcagaaaatcaatcagactTAGACTTATCAGTGGCAAAATAATCACTTCCAGTACATATCTATAATAGGGTTAAAATGTATCAAGCAACATGTGTCATTGTGTCCTTTAGCAAAGTGAGTGGCAGTGAACAGTGAAGGAAGGTGCTATAACACATCTTATGATTTCTATGGTTTGAAAACAAAGTActtgtttgaatttttttatagTATGCTAAAGTACATATCATGAAAGTATAACTGGACGACTTATCGCTTTATGCAAGCGTGAGTAATCAAGGGCAGGATTGGTGTTGATTCCTGCAAGACAGCAAGGTCAAGTATGAATGGAGGAGTGACAAAAGGTTACATGATACAACCTTTAATCCTGCCTTTCAAGTTATTCTACATTCGTAAACTCTTCTGAACAATAGCTCATTAACTGTTTAACTGACCTGTTCCACTTTTTCCTCACAGTGAACCTCCACCTGGGCACGGAAGCGCGGCCGAAGGTCAATCTCTGCGAGTGGTTCCAGTTTTCCATATTTGGTTACCAGGCAATGGTATCTTATAAAGAAAAGAGCAGGAGAGGTGTTGTCATTCATTACATTGCAAACTTACAAACCCTACAAACACTCATGCTTTTGTTTTAAGAATTCAGAAAGAAAGTGCACCTGTAAGGCAGCTCCTCCTCAGGGTAGTCTAAATGGTAACGGATGAAAAACCTCTCTGCGTCTTCTCTCTCGCTATCAGTCACAACGCTGCCATTTAACTGTGATATTGAGGGAAGCCTGCGGAGGAGCACATACATATGAAGCAGCTCAGTAGCAGATATTTGTGACACTATTTGAATCTGAAAAGCTTCAGGTCATTGACTTCTACAGTTCTGAAGACCAAATGGAGATGTTCTTCTAATTCGGTGTTAAGCATTCCTCAGTGTAAGAAGAAACAACCTCTCCACCTGCTAAAAAGGAGGTCCAGTCTCACTAATGTCACTAATGGGACTCACTGTGCTATCATGAGGCTGCGTCGCTCCACGTTAGTGTAGGTCTGCAATAAGGGTATGCCCTGCAGTCGCACTTCCTCCAACTTTGGGAAGAAGTTCAGCTTTTCAATGTCTTCCCATCGGTTAAGacctgacaacacacacatggacaagtTAAGACAGGACAAAGAAAGGACAGCAGACATATATTACAGTGATGTGTACTGTGTCTCTTGTAGATAGCTGTATCCAGGCCATGTGCTAACACTTTACAGAGCAGTTTGTTAAGTAACTACAAGACAGCATTGTTTGACTACCAGTCTACTACACGAGGCTGTACTTAGCCACAGtggtactttgagctaaatgctaacatcagaaTGCTAACAACAAGTGACAATGctaaaatgctgatgtttagcagaatcatatttaccatgttcaccatcttatttTAGGTTGTTAGCGttctaacatttgctaattagcaataaacacaagatacagctgaggctgatgggaattcattttgaaattttGATGATGACACTAGGTGAAAAGATGGTTATTAAAACTTATCAGAATCAGCATCATCTTAATTGTCCAAGTATGTTTActcaacacaacaatcttcagaaatatacacaaaaaatgactatatacaggtgaaaccgtttctgtgaactgaaaacaggatacaaatagtgtaAAGAAATGAAGGGTGCAAGGAGTGATGAGATAAATATTGAATGGTAAAAAAAATTACcttattttatatacatatagtaggtagttatatacagtatatagagcCTCTTCAAATATGCAGTGATGAGTgaaatgtattgcacattttgtattttaaactaaataaatatgtataatttgtGCTTTAATTGCCTTTCTGCTGGCCTGCCCTCTGATTCCCAGCTCCCTTAGGAGCTTGGCTGTGGAGTTGGCCATGAATCCGCCCTCAGCTGGGCACACCTTGGTGTTCCAGCCTCGGTTTCTTGCTTCTGCTGTGAGGTTGACCTATTGCAGCCTCTTTCACTCATTTGTTTCATCCACAGCATCCTCCCAGGGGACTGTTAACTCGACGATAAAGACCCATCGCTGAGATTCAGACCAGAGGACTAGATCTGGTCTCAGGCTGGTTCTGACAACTTCTGGGAGACAGAGGAGTCTCTGGCCTAGGTCAACAAGCATTTTCAAGTCCCTGGCTGAGTTCAGTGGGCCTGAATCTGGACGTGAGGAGTTTGCCTTTCTTTCCACTCCATCTAAAGGTGTTAAACGTGGGAGGGTTGACTGGGCCAAATTCATAGTATGaatgacacacatacatggCCTGAAAACTAGCTACCTATCAGTAGCTTCTTCATGTTCCTCTGAGGGGGCAAATAGGAGGAAGTGATGCATTGAAGTCTTTTTGAACATCAAGCCTTCAGATATTGTTTCTGTCCCCTCTACTCCCAAAGGAACTCTAAAAATAGATTCACCACCGATTCTGCTTGgacatggaataaaaaaataacacaatttttAGATGATTAACTTGACATTGGACAAAGCAAAACACTAATTCCAATTCCTCAAATATGAAAAGTATGCTTCTTCTTACAGGATAACGCTGgcaaaaatctgtatttttttctttgtcaacaaatcccatgaaaaaccaaaatcaacaacaaattgATCCTGTTAACAAGTATGTAtacaaagcctgatatatcttattcctcttaCCTTATGCCGTAGAGCTCAGAGCTCAGTCACACATACACCATCCAACTGCTCACTagtgcaccaaatgtgtattaatgtaGCGCTGAAAATAGTCTGTTTATTCCTCTTTGCATAACACtggctaaaaactacagtgcccaacTATTTTAGAATGCAACTGagactttgtttaaaaaaatgttatatttgagACACGTTTTAAAGATTCACATTTTTGGTATGAATGAAGCAGCTTGGGGATGAGAAGCATGAGCTGGatagggaagtcagaaagtattgtgaaacttatttttggttttggtcttttcatgggatttgctgccaataaaaaacaacaacaatcctTTAAGTATGTCAAAATCTTAATCATAGGCTGTAGTCTTTTCTTGCTTATCATTACTTGTTTAAAGACATTTGCACTTAATTCCAAAATGCCTGAAACAAGGGATACTGCAGCAGTAATCAGTGAAACAATCTAAGTCTGTGGGCAGAAGAAAAAGCTGAATCTAAGACAAAATAACTTGCTTGGAAGGATGTTTCTCCATGTGCCTCTGAAGGAGCAAATAGGAAGAAGCGATGTATTGAAGTGTTTTTGAACACTGATATATTTTCAGATATTGTTTTGTCCACGCTACTTCTGATAGAACTCTAAACATAGATTCAGCACTGATTCCTCCAAAGTTAGAAACAACAATTCCTGAGATAAAAGCTAACGTGGAGAGAGATCAACTGTTATACTCTTCAAATAATACAAACCTTTCAGAATACAGTGACATGTTAGCTTATGCAAATTTTGCCATCTGTTATTAAGTCATTACATACTGATGGTGATACTATACCTTTGATAGGCTCTGTAAAATCctgtaaactgaaaatctcaAGCAATGCTGTTTCCTCCTGGAATTAAGCCATCATGAGATCCCTCAGTATATTCATGTACCAGCTCTATATAGTACAATAGCACTAGTAGTAATAACAATATATCACTATGACgccaacatacacacaagccAACAGCTGGATCCACTGACCTGAGTTGTGCAGGTTGATGCTGCGTAGGTTGGGGAAGAGCCGTTGCAGGATTTCCTTGCTGTCCTGAATGGAGGCCAAGTTGTTGTTGGCCATAACCAGAGTGTCCAGGCTAGGGAACATGGAACCAAACTTGCGGACTTCGGCCCAGTCCTGGAGGCTGTTGTCGGTGATGTGAAGCAGGCGTAGACTGGGGCAGGCAGCTCTGGAGGCACTCACGCCACTGTACTCGTTAAGGCACAGGAACAACTCCTCCAGACTGCAGGACAACATgggagaaagaggggaggagggtgaagaggaaaGTAAGGCTAGGTAAAAGAGAAAGGGTCGGACTGGAAATGAGATGAACTACTGTTCTGAGCTTTGGCCTCCCTGCTGGGTTTACTCAAAACAACTCAtctaaaatatgtatttgtctTACTCGGGTATCTCCTGGGTGAGCAGCAGCACGGTGTCCCAGGATACTTGGGTGTTGTTGAGGACGAGGCGTCGGACTCGGGAGAAGGCTTCAGCACACCGCGGCTCAAGGGTCATTCCTGCCAGTGGGTTAGAGCTCAGGTTGAGGAACTCCAGGTTGGGAATGCTGGAGACAATTTTACTAATctgaaaacaagaaataatGTGGTGTTGAGaaaaagtgtttaaatgtttgtccCTAAAAGTCACAGACCACCGCACAAAACACAACCTGCACAGGCTTCTCTATTTGCTATATTTATCTATTAACTGTCGAGGGATAAAACAACAAACCCAGAAACAGCACCTCATGCCAGTCCTGCAGTTTGTTATGGGACAGGTCCAGCTCCACAACATGGGCACAGAAGGCAGCAATTTCAGCCTGGTCCCCTGCCCTGCTGATTCCACAGCTGTTCAACACCAGGACACTGGGCAGGTTCAGACGGTCTGAGGGGAA
This is a stretch of genomic DNA from Thunnus albacares chromosome 6, fThuAlb1.1, whole genome shotgun sequence. It encodes these proteins:
- the LOC122984121 gene encoding tubulin-specific chaperone cofactor E-like protein, which codes for MEPSEAIEGRTFVEVMSEKYSPENFPYRRGPGMGVVVVPTAGPQGSPMKDRLNLPSVLVLNSCGISRAGDQAEIAAFCAHVVELDLSHNKLQDWHEISKIVSSIPNLEFLNLSSNPLAGMTLEPRCAEAFSRVRRLVLNNTQVSWDTVLLLTQEIPDLEELFLCLNEYSGVSASRAACPSLRLLHITDNSLQDWAEVRKFGSMFPSLDTLVMANNNLASIQDSKEILQRLFPNLRSINLHNSGLNRWEDIEKLNFFPKLEEVRLQGIPLLQTYTNVERRSLMIAQLPSISQLNGSVVTDSEREDAERFFIRYHLDYPEEELPYRYHCLVTKYGKLEPLAEIDLRPRFRAQVEVHCEEKVEQLSIRLDQTVAELKKQLTTVVQLSTNSMRIYYIDKCSAFGPEEMKYNTRALHSYSIQDGDEILVVPKTK